From the genome of Aspergillus oryzae RIB40 DNA, chromosome 4:
TTCCGCCGAAAGCTCTGAGCTGTTTGAGTATACATCTGGAAGATGGATGTTAGTAGCTCCTATAATCTATTCTGTACTGGCTTTCGCGGGTGATACTTGATTGATGACGGCCGACAGCTTCAATGAATCCCTGAGACTCGCGGAACGACGACGCGTCTTCAACGTCCCTGAATTGAAGCGCCTTGCTGCCGAGTCGATTAACCAAAGCGCGGAGGATGTCGCCAGCTTTGAGAAGGTTGCTGAGGGGTCGTTTAACCGTGTTTTTCTAGTGACAATGAACGATGGTACCAAGCTTATCGCCCGTGTCCCGTATCCCCTTATCGAACCGAAATACTTCGTGGTAGCCAGTGAAGTTGCGACTTTGGATTACCTTCGACTACATGATATACCCGTACCCAAGGTGTTTGGCTACTCGGCTACGTCGGATAATGCAGCAGGGACGGAATACATCTTTATGGAATATATCCGTGGACAGATCTTGGGTAATCTGTGGTTCGACTTgtctgatgatgattgttCCAAAGCTATTAAAAATATTGTCGACCTGGAAGCTCGCCTTTTCAAACTACGATTTCCTGCCAGTGGAAGCCTTTACTATACGGCGGATCTGTGCTCCAAAACTGATAGACCACCCGTGCCGATAGAAGATCCACCGAGCAACGGCCGGTTTAGTATAGGGCCCGAGACTACTCCACGAATGTGGTTCGGGAAAAGACGTGAACTACAAGTAGAACGCGGCCCGTGTATGTTCCTTCCATCGTTTGTCTGATGCTTTACTATCTAAGACACCACACTGTTGACGAGATCCACTAATAAGCTGTAGATGAGACTGCAGAGGCGGCCCTGACCGCGGGtgcgaagaaggagcttgctTACTTAGCTAGGTTCGGTAAAAGACTGCAACCTCGTGAGCGTGTTTATAGAGCGTTATACGGTTACAAAGAAGTGTCCCATTTGGGTCAGGTGAGGAATTTGGAAGACTATCTACGTGTTGCACCGTATCTAGTGCCGGAAAACATCAAATCTCTTTGCCAGCCTACAATCAGACACCCGGACTGGCACCCGAACAATATATTGGTGTCCGACGATCTTACAATTACTGGTTTAATAGACTGGCAGCATGGCTCTATCTTACCACTCTTCCTAAATTGTGGGTTTCCGCAACATATATGGAATTGTGGGGACGAGGTTTCAAAATCTCTCGACACGCCTAAGTTACCAGACAATTtcgatgatcttgatgatagCGACCAGCTTAAAGAGCTGGAAATTCTCCGAAAACGTCGTATCCATCATTACTACGCATGGTATACTGCAATGTTGAATCCTGTTCATACTATTGCCATGGACCACGATCTAAGCTTGATGAAGGGCCTGATTTTCAACCACGCGAGCAACCCATGGGATGGGGATATGGTGTCACTAAAAGCGGACCTCGTTTATATAGCGCAGAACTGGGACAAACTGTCCAACCCATCGTCCGGCACTAAGGCGGGTGTCTGCCCATTAGAATATTCGAACGGCGAGGCGAACTCATGGTTGATGTTCAATAGCTGGCAGATCGGAGGTGACGCACAGATATTGAACTTCAGGAACCATATTGGTTGTGGGCCAGATGGGTGGGTGCCGTCGGACGGATATGACAAAGCTAAGCAACGTGAAATGAAATTCAAGGAAACTGCGTTCGAGGGACTTAAATCGGAAACTACGTCGGAAAGTGATTTGGAAAAGGTCTGGGCCAAGATGTCCGAGAATTGGATGTTCGATGATTTCGACGAAGAGCCATATCAGTAGCTGCACGATACATATTGGGTGTCTATACGCGGAGTTCTCTGGTGTGTCAATCGCTCGATCACACCACGACCGCCCAGGTGTTTGATTCGACACCCTCATGAAAATGGGCTAGGGACTGGTCTTAGCGGACCTATCGAGAAATCGATGGGCAAGGTAGCTGTAGGGTTCATTGATTTCCATAACGGATTCTCTCTTATCCTAGTATATGTATACGGCGGTGTAATGTAATGCATATTTCCTTCTGGGGGATCAGCCTCGGCTTCCAGCTGTAACCactatgtatatatcatgCTTGATTCGGGTATCGCTAAGAATATACTTGTCCTTATTTGTTCCTGATATATCTTTCTAGAATGAGGATCAGCACAGTAGCTGGAATCTGGGCCTTTCTTAGCATCAAGGCTGCCAACGCCATTGAATTGACAGGGTAAGCAACCCAACCC
Proteins encoded in this window:
- a CDS encoding phosphotransferase family protein (predicted protein), with product MLVRARAIRCTSHLVISTNRALIPLNPLSISRTFSTYHALTRHSAESSELFEYTSGRWIFNESLRLAERRRVFNVPELKRLAAESINQSAEDVASFEKVAEGSFNRVFLVTMNDGTKLIARVPYPLIEPKYFVVASEVATLDYLRLHDIPVPKVFGYSATSDNAAGTEYIFMEYIRGQILGNLWFDLSDDDCSKAIKNIVDLEARLFKLRFPASGSLYYTADLCSKTDRPPVPIEDPPSNGRFSIGPETTPRMWFGKRRELQVERGPYETAEAALTAGAKKELAYLARFGKRLQPRERVYRALYGYKEVSHLGQVRNLEDYLRVAPYLVPENIKSLCQPTIRHPDWHPNNILVSDDLTITGLIDWQHGSILPLFLNCGFPQHIWNCGDEVSKSLDTPKLPDNFDDLDDSDQLKELEILRKRRIHHYYAWYTAMLNPVHTIAMDHDLSLMKGLIFNHASNPWDGDMVSLKADLVYIAQNWDKLSNPSSGTKAGVCPLEYSNGEANSWLMFNSWQIGGDAQILNFRNHIGCGPDGWVPSDGYDKAKQREMKFKETAFEGLKSETTSESDLEKVWAKMSENWMFDDFDEEPYQ